From the genome of Deinococcus sp. AJ005, one region includes:
- a CDS encoding ABC transporter substrate-binding protein produces the protein MRLLAPLSALLLVGAAHAAPLRLEFWHAMTGVQDTVNGYAAAFNKSQSAYEIVPVSLGNYRELQPKLDAAIRAGKPPALAQIEFTQFPALAAGGQLLDLSKAVDALPDSLTGDFYPAVWKSGQLAGKFYGLPWNVSVPVLMYNAGALKRAGVKAPTTWTELEAAAAKLAGSSKRPLVAVADAWTFEANVLSRGGSLVEGAKPALNSPDAVDALTQLARMSAAKTAQPRTLNDATRAAFDFARGQNVFVLASVANWIDARKLPFFDLGIAPFPCEKAGACTVPLGGATLSVPRGNSAAAQAGALAFWQFLNDPVRLANWVQVTAYAPPRKAVTPLLDGWYAKNPQLRVAHAQLNRAVPRPPVPDYEGWTRLLETAIDGATNGRQSAKAALDEAQRQALK, from the coding sequence GTGCGCCTCCTTGCCCCCCTGTCTGCCCTGCTCCTTGTCGGTGCCGCCCATGCCGCGCCGCTGCGCCTGGAGTTCTGGCATGCCATGACAGGTGTGCAGGACACGGTCAATGGGTATGCGGCAGCCTTCAACAAGTCGCAGAGCGCCTACGAGATCGTGCCCGTCTCGCTGGGCAACTACCGCGAGCTGCAGCCCAAACTGGACGCGGCGATCAGGGCTGGGAAGCCCCCGGCACTGGCGCAGATCGAGTTCACGCAGTTTCCGGCGCTGGCGGCAGGCGGGCAACTGCTGGACCTGAGTAAAGCCGTGGACGCGCTACCAGACAGCCTGACCGGGGACTTTTACCCGGCGGTCTGGAAATCGGGACAACTGGCGGGCAAGTTCTACGGCCTGCCCTGGAATGTCAGCGTGCCGGTGCTGATGTACAACGCCGGAGCACTCAAGCGGGCTGGAGTCAAGGCCCCAACCACCTGGACCGAACTGGAAGCTGCCGCCGCAAAACTCGCGGGCAGCTCCAAACGCCCGCTGGTAGCCGTGGCCGATGCCTGGACCTTCGAGGCCAATGTCCTGTCGCGCGGCGGCTCGCTGGTGGAAGGCGCGAAACCCGCCCTGAACAGCCCCGACGCCGTGGACGCCCTGACCCAACTGGCCCGCATGAGCGCCGCGAAGACCGCCCAGCCGCGTACCCTGAACGACGCCACGCGCGCCGCTTTTGATTTCGCGCGCGGGCAGAACGTGTTTGTCCTGGCCAGCGTCGCCAACTGGATTGACGCCCGGAAGCTGCCGTTCTTCGACCTGGGCATCGCGCCCTTTCCCTGCGAGAAAGCCGGGGCCTGCACCGTGCCGCTGGGCGGGGCCACATTGAGCGTGCCGCGCGGTAACAGCGCGGCAGCCCAGGCCGGGGCGCTGGCCTTCTGGCAATTCCTGAACGATCCGGTGCGGCTGGCGAACTGGGTGCAGGTCACCGCCTACGCCCCGCCCCGTAAGGCAGTCACGCCGCTGCTGGACGGCTGGTACGCCAAGAACCCGCAACTGCGCGTCGCCCACGCCCAACTGAACCGCGCCGTGCCGCGCCCCCCGGTCCCCGACTACGAGGGCTGGACCCGCCTGCTGGAAACCGCCATTGACGGGGCCACCAATGGTAGGCAGAGCGCGAAGGCAGCGCTGGACGAGGCGCAGCGACAGGCGCTGAAATAG